The window TCAAGAAACCCAACCCAGAACAAGCCATCCAGGATCTGGGAGCCCCACGTCCTTACCTCTAAGGGCCTTTGACAGAGTTTTCAATTATGCTTAAAGGTCACTGTCAGCTCTAGGGAGAGGGGACCCTCTGGGGAGAAGAACTCACATGGGCTCTGGGAGGGGTCATCTTTTGGGGCTCAAGCCCTACTCTAGCACAAGACGTGGTAGGCAGCTGCACCTGTGCCTGCTCCAGGGGCCCGCACAGCAGCCCTTCACGAGgcctcctgggctggggtggcAGCGAGGGCTCACCTCTCCCAGCTGCGTAGGAGCCATCGGGTGATGGCACCCAGGCTGATGGGGCCGCCCCACAGTGCTCGCAGCTGAGGGTGGCTGCCAGCCAGTGAGGTGGTGAGGGGTGACACATAGATGGGGTAGCCCAGCGGCTGGTCGCAGGAAGAATTGATCATGTTACGGAGCGCCTGCTTGGCGTTCTGGATGCTGCCCCGCTCTGGGTTGCGGTTTCGCAGGAACACCAGTTCCTGCTGCTGCCCTGCCCACAGGCCACGCACACACTCACGGTTCACCTGTGGGCAGCCACACAGAAGGTCAGGGATCTGGCACCAGGCAGGGGGACCTGGGCTGGGGACAGGTAGGGTCAGCCCCACCTTGATGACTCGGAAGCTGAGGTGGCGGCGGTTGAGCATGATGATCTTGTACTCATCAGAGGCATCGTCCATGACATGGCGCAGTGCCAGCAGGGAGggtgtgttgctgaggatggcgCTCCGCCAAGCCGGGTCACCTTCGTGTGAGATGACCAGCCGCTCCTCGTTGGCCGCGATGGCATCGTACAGGGCAGCTGGTTCCTCATACTCATCTGGGGACGTGAAGTGGTCCTGGCGGGTGGATGGGCGGGCAGGAGTGAGGGGCCCCTGCACTGGGGTAAGCCTTCACCCCCATCTGCCCGAGCAGCCTGGGCACACCATGCTCCCACCTGGTGAAGCTTGAGGGCCATGCGAACCCCAGGCGCCACCACACGGTGAAGCAGGTCCATGTCGGCAAAGACCCACTCATCACGTGGGGAGGTGATGCGAAAGTCCCCCTTGAACAGAGCGTGCAGGCCATAGAGGAAGGGCTCCAGGCTGGccagggaggaggaacagggggcACGTGTGGGGAGTGGAGCCAGGCATCTCAGGTTTCTGAGTGACCTGAGCTGAGCCCCTTCCTCACACTGAACTTTAGGCTCTCCATCTTTCCAAGGAGGCCAGTCTGTCTATGTCCCTCAGAGGGTTGAGGAACAGGTAGGGTCACGACCGGGAATGCCTGGCTCATGTGAGACAAGCTACACCAACAGGAAGGCCCAGCGGTTTCTAGACACTGAGCTCTGCATGCACGGGTGAGAGGGGAGTAGCGGGACCAGCGGGCATGCGCACTCACCTGGCAGACATGCTGTGAGAGGCTGTCCCCAGGGCCCGGCGACCCAGTACACACAGGCCAAAGCACAGCGTGACCAGCGGCGAGTTCCAATCCTGGTCCACGGGCTGTGGCACAAGGAGCCCCGTCCCCAGAGCCCCACTCAGACCTGGGACTGGGAACTTGGGGTGGGGGCCAGGGCCCAGGCCAAGGGAGTCTCAGGGTAAGAAGAACCCGAACAGAAAGGGGAGAAGTGGAAGAGGGTTCAGGTCCCCAGAGGCCTGGGTGGGGCAGCCCCAGGGTAGTGGTGGCCCAACCTGGCCACGCCGGGAGGCGCAGTACTGGATCCACTCAAGGTGCACAGCACAGAAGGAAGGCAGCGAGAGGCCGGAAAGGCGAAGGTCATAGTCCTCATCCACGCTCAGTGAGAAGGTGGGGTCCGAGTCAGCATAGCCCGGCGCTCTAACAGGCCGCAGAGCAGCTGCGATGCCCTCGTGGCTCAACCAGGCCTCCAGCTTTGGAGAACGGCTCACATAGTAGATGATGCTCTGGGAGAGGAGGAGCAGGTGTTGGGGTGTGTGTGCAGTGCGGCCGCTCTTAACCCAGCCCTGGGGGAAAACCAGGAGAAACTTCTGCCCCAGCCTGGGCTACAGAGCTTCCTAGGACACCCACCTCCTGCAGCTCAGCTCAACTCCCCAAGACCACAGGGCAAGTGAGCTCTGGCCCACCCCAGGTCAAGGGGAGGAGGCGGCCAGCAGGGAGTGCCCCCACTTACAGAGGGGCCCTGGAGGGTCCCACACTACAGCAGGGGCTTGAATGCAGCACCTGTCACTTTGCCGTTCACCCTAGCATCTAACCCATTTATAAGGGAAAGAGGCACTGACAGATGACAATTTTGCCCCATGTCACACAGCAGGGCAGGTTAAACTGGACTTTGAAGAAGCTGTGGGATCCAGATTTCAGGGCCGAGCAAGTCAGCTGAGCACCCTGGGTCACAGGTCCCTTTAAGCAGCCACAGCACGACAGTCACAGGGCctcttctcagaaaaaaaaggcagaggCACAAAACCTTGTGCCCAAAGTTGGGGGCTCCTGAACCCCTTGTTAAGAAGTATTGCTGATGTCTAAGTACGGGTTGGGCAAACGGCTAGGACTTTTGGAAAGCAGGTCGCTGGCCCcacagagagggagaggcagTGTGTGCCACTGGCAGCTGGCAGCCAGTGATGTTCTGGGGATTCCATGTGCCACCCTGAGACGAGGTCGATGGGGTCAACGCTTTGTGTGGGGCAAGGGGTGGAGAGGGTGACGCAGTTGGCCACTAACTGAAGGAACCCTAGGCAGCAGAGTGTCCAGCACGGTGGCTATAGTGGAACATGGAGAAGTCAAACACCTGGGCAAAACGACCAGGGCACAAGAGAGAAAGAGCCAAGGCCTGAAAGAGTTCCCTGGCAGGGGAGGACACCTGAAGTTAATGGCTGTGTTGGGATGGGGGCTGCCTGGCTCTGGCATGTTTAGCACAGTCTGGGGAGGGTCAGGCTGTTGCTTTACCAAAAAGGGACCAGAAgaataatggggtggggggtcagtggtacagtgcttgcctagcatgtgtgaggcactgggttcgattctcagcaccgcatacaaataaatgaataaaataaagttctatcaacatctaaaaaaaaatcttaaaaaaaaaatagtggggCAGCTTTAGGCTCCAGACTGGCCTTCCTGACTATGTAGAGTGTCTCTACTCCCTGGGTACCACCACAGCccccagaaaacacagaaaaaaagtgCTTCAGGGGCAGGGGAGGATCTGGCCAGGCACACATTAGTGCTTGGCTAACTTTGGCCAGTGCCAATTGTTCTGTGACAGCCTCAGAGTGATtctcaggaagaaaatgaagacctGAGCCCATGATCAGCAACAGTTCCCACCTGGGCACAGTGTCTAGGAGTCATTTTGTCCTAGTGCTGCCTGGGTGCACTTCACCGCTGCACAGGCCCTGCGGCTATGGTGCCCTCTTGCTCTTGTGCCACCATCTGCAGGAACAGGTCTGAGGCCATCGCCTCAGCTGTAATGAGGCCAATCACACTGGCTTATCCTCTCCCAAGGGTGGCTAAAGAATGTGGCAGGGTCTCAAACCACCTGGCTTGGAAGAACCACCCCTGAGTACAAGGTATGACTGCAGACAGCTTGGGGGTGCTGGTGGTTCTGGCTAAGTGTTGCACCACATCTCGCACCCACTGCACTCAGTGACACCCACAGGAAGGGCGAGATGCAGAGGAGGCACCAATGGGTGGCCAAAGCTGTACAGAAAGAGCTGGGCCTGACTCAAAGGCTATTCAACTTAAAGGCTGAATAACACGTCCCCAACACTGCCTCCAGCACTGGGCCCCCTCCGTGTGCCCTGCATGGCTGCCTCCCTGGCACCCCCAGCCTTCCAGGTTTCACCCCATGTTCTGTACAACTTTAGCAAAGGATCCCTGTGTCCTCCATCCAGCTCCTGTGCCCAGCCTCTGAGGCAGCTGCAGCTATGGCAAGTCAGCTTCCCATGGGACAATGAACCAGGCAGGGCTCGTCTCGTCAGGCCTACCAGCTCAGGCCTGAGATCAGAGGCTCGTGGCTTTGAGTGAGGTCTCTAGGAGGTAGCAGGCTGACTTGGGCAAGGGCATAGTTCTCAAGATGGGACAGGAAGATAAATAGGACCTTGACGCTGGGGTGACCTGGGGCTGGGATTGTCCCTTTTGGACCATATCctttttcttagagaaaataagGAGAGCCTCATAAACTGTTCTCCAAGAGTTGAcaggacaaaaaaagaaacaaacaaacaaaccaaaaaaacggAAATTacagctactctaacacatgacATGGGTAGGTTGTCCACAGAGGGCAAAAGGACAGCTAAGAGGCTGGGAGCTGCTTGTGCCTATCCAAGGGGGAATCTCAGGAGGACAGGCTCCCTGACCCCCAACAAGGCACATGCCAGGGCAGATCCTAAGAGCACCTGGAGGCCTGTGATCACCCACATTCCCCACTCCGGCAGTACCCTCATTCTGAACACCACGAAGCCTCCGTGTTTGCCATCTCCGATGTCAACGCCAGCACTTCTCAAGGTGTAAAGTGAGCCATGACAACGAGGTGACTTTCCAGGTTTCCCAGAACCCCTAGAACACCCAGCCTAGGGATCCTTCTACATCCACAGTGCCTCACTGTGCCTACCATGCTGAATCTCCAGATCTCCGGCCTGGCTCGGAGTACCCAGGTGGAGGTAGCAAAGCCTAATGGCTGAGTTAGgcctggattcaatgcccagcTCTGTCACTTTCCCCTAATTCTGAAACCTCAGACTGATCACTTCACCTCTGCTATCTGGTGGTGCCTCTAGGCAGCATGCTTAAATTCTGAGGCCTCTGCTTCCCTTGGATCAAACAGGCTTCCAACATTCCACAAAACAGAACTTGGGATGCTCCTGGTCAGACAGCGTCCACCAGCAGGGACGCTGCGGCCCGCCATACCTTGACGTAGTAGGTGATGAGAATCTTGCGGAGGTCAAAGACCTGCAGCATGGAGGCGGCGTTGTTGTCGCTAATGCTGTAGCCCTCCAGCACGTACTTACTGGCTGTCACCTCCCAGGCCAGCCAGCGCTGCCCAAAGGCGGCATTGAAGGACAGGACCCGTGGCAAGTGGCCAGGctcacagcagcagcagccctcGTCCTCCTCCACACCTTCGGTGATGGCCTCCACCTCACGCTGCTGGCAGTACGTGCCTGTGGGGGAGGGCTGCCCGGTCAGGGTCACTAGGACAATCCTCGCCTGCCTCCCCCAGCAAGAGCCCAATATGGCACTCGAGGACTGCTGCCACTCACCCTCCACCAGGAATGCTGTGTGTGCAAAGGTGACTGAATGACTGGATTAACAAGTGGGCCCCTTCCTTAATTCCCAGCAGCCATGATGAGGGGGAATGAAAGAGGAAGGGGTCTGGTCCCTCATTTATAGAGGCAAAGACACTTTTCTCAAAGAGGaaaagtgacttgctcaaggtcttGGTGCTTATGAGCTGTGCACCCTTGGGGCTTCCTATGCAGTTGGCATCCAACATGTCTTCCTGCAAGCTAGAAGCAGGCTCACTCACTAGGGGTTGTGCACGGGTGCCTGAATGGTCTAGCCTGACACCACAGAGCAGGCCAGGGAAAAGTTGGCATGAGAACCCAGAGCTCTGGCCCCCAACTTTGTTGGTAGCAACCTCTGGCATCATTATGGACCCAAAGTCAGGGCACAGAGAGGGCTTGGCTGGAAAAAGACCTGTCACCTCAGAGCTTAGATTGGGAAACCCAAACTCAGGGAGCAAGAGCTCCTTGCCTGAAGTCACCCCAGCCAAGCCGTCCCTGCACACTATCAAACACAGTGCCTTGCCAAGGCCCCAGCATGCCTGCACCCCCATTCCCAGACTCAGCCCGAGGCTCACCCCGGAACTCAAGGCCACGCAGCTGGAAGGTGACAAGGCCATTGCCAACCTCGATGAGGTGCACCAGTGCATTGAGGTAGTCGGAGGCCAGGACAAAGCAGTCACCAGGGCTGTAGTTGCCCCAGCGGCCCAGCACCAGGTCCCCACACAGCGTGTGCTGCAGTGAGCGTGTCAAGTGCTCGTAGAAGATGGAGTTGAGGTTGTTGTCATCAGCGCCTGGAACCAGGGCAGAGAGACAAATGGATAAAGTGACACGTAAGGAAGGGTCCTTTTAGGGGAAGCCCTGCCTGAAGCCCCTGGACAGCTGGGTACACACCAGGGTTCCGGTCCAGTTGTGTCACCAGGCGGGTGTTGGAATGATCCACACGCTTAGTGCTGTTCACAAAGAAAGCAACAGCATCAGCAAAGGTGCAGTTAGTGACTCTGGTGACAATTCTACCTGCCAAGACCTCCCTACCCAGGCTCCACCCAGGTCCTCTCCAAGTCCACACCCCTGTGCTATGAGCAGAAGCTACCCATGATGGCCCTAGAAACATCGCCACAGATGAGGAGGACAAGGCTCAGGGACAAGAAGGAACTCACCCAGACCAAAGAACCAGGACTTGGGGAAACTGGGGTCTCACCCAGGCACAACTGCCGGTTTGCTGTCATGGGATCTGCTTCCACAAATGTCCCCACTGTGCCCAAGCATTCACCCACTTGCTTCTGGGCACTGTCCAGTCGGCTCCaagcctctctccctccctggccACACTCTTGTTCTTTCCTCCCATAGGACTCACTTGTAGTCACGCTCCCAAAACTTGAGAGGCCTTGCATAGGACATGATGAAGACGGCGCTGCCCAGCAGAGGATTGAGGGGTGTGGAGAAGAGCCCCGAGAGCAGGGCCTGGACGAATAGCATGGCCGAGTCTGGGCATAAGTCAAGGAGAGGGCAGGCACGAAGGACCTCCCAGACTCCCTCCCGATTCCCTGTAGCCCGAGGCCACAGCCCTCCCTGCACACCCCACCCAGAGAGCGGGCACAGATACGCGGCACAGCGAAGGGCTGGGCAAAGGCGTGGAAGGCTGAGCCCCAGGTGATCTGCCAGGGAGCAATGTAGGTCAGCACAAAACGCAGCTTATACAGCAGGTCCCAGAGCTGCAGGGTGGGCGAAAGGTACAAAACACAGCGTCACTCGGGTGGGTGTGCCAAGCCCCCAGACACCAGGCTTCATTCTGAACCCTGGGGCCACCCACTGGGTGCCATGTGGGTCCAGCTCAGGGTTGCCTCCAGCACTTGCTCTCTAATTCTGGCTTGAGGCACCTGACACCGTGAGCAACTCCTGACTGCATTCTAAGGGTACGTTAACCATTTAATTCACGTGATGACCCTGGAAGCTGCTTCAAGTTTACAGATGGTTaagctgaggttcagagaaggaagagaaaataaatgatctgCTCAGATCATGCAACTCGGTCAGTGGTGAGGCTGGGCCTGCACAGTGGTACTGAACATCAACAGGCAGTCCCAGGTCTGACCTCAGAGGAGTCAAGTTGGGAGGTCCACCATCTTGGGCCTGGCCAGAAAACAAGTGAGCATTCCTGTGAGAGAAAGGTTCAGGTCTGCAGGGATCCCAGCCACCGTAACAGGCATCCTGCACACAATGGGGAAGGATCCTTTGTTCAAAGTGACCTGTCTCAAACCCTGAGTGGGGAATCCCATGGTCTAGCAGAACATCTACATGCCCAGGTCCCAGGGCTTCTGAAACAACTCAGAATTGTTCTCCAGGGCCACAGCTGGCAGAAAGAGCTCAGAGGCTGGCTCTTGTGCAGAGGTCACGGTCAGGTCCTACCTATGCTAGCTGCTTCTGAGGAAGGTGGTTGTAGGGTTGGATAGACATGGGGTCAAATCCTGGTTGACTCAATTCCCTGGAGGACCTAAGACAAGTCATTCCACCTCTTTaagcctcagcttcctctctgCAAGAAGAGACAGCGGTAACCTCTTCCTTGAAGAGCCAAAAGCAGAGTTGATCTGGAGAGGCAGGTGACAGGCCCCAGGGACATTCTCCCCCAACCCTGGTGAAGGAGTTCTAAGCCACAGCCCCTGCCCCCTGCTCACTTTGCTGCAGAGCAGGGACATGAGGAAGTAGTCCAGCAGAAAGCCCTGGGAGAGGCGTGGGTAGTCGAAGTGGAAGAGCAGGACGGTGAAGGCCAAGGTCAGGTACTGCTGGGGTGGGCAGCAGAAGGCCGAGCGCAACAACTTCAGCCCAGCCACAGTCATCAGCAGTGCCCGGCAGCTGTGGGTAAGTTCAGCAGGGCTTAGGAGGCAGTGGGTGCACGTGCCCCATCTCTCACCTGCCCTGGCCCGAGAGTAACCTTGGACCTTAGCTCTCTCTAATGAGCTAGCCTCTGTTCTCTTGGACTGGTAACTCTCAGGCTTGTCCCTCTTGTGAGGGTAAAGCAGACACATTTGCTTCGACACATAGTCGAAGAACTGGGGCACCCCCTTTGGCTTGCTGGGCAATCTTGGGCCCCAACCATTACCCATtcactctctgggcctcagtttccccaatgGGAGTCAAATGGGAAGGTAGGGGGTGGGCACAGTAGTCCTCACTAGAGGCAGAACTTGTCTGGGTGGCTGGCGACCGTGTGGGCATCCACTGTGAGAGCATTGAGCACCACGGCGGGGTAGATGAGGTACTTCTCGACACACTGCAGGCCAGCATACAGCTTCTCAAACCACATCACCTGGGCAGCACCTGCAACAAGGAGATGGAGCTATTGGCCAGCACCTGGCCACACATATCCCCTCTTCCCTGGGGTCCAGAAAATGAGCCACAGCAAGACTGGAGAAAACCAAGGAGGGTGGGCAAACCAGGGGCTGTGTGTCCTGGATCCCTAGAGGCTTCAGCAGGACAGGGAGGGACTGATCTTTGGCAGTTCAAATGACAGTGAGCCCCAGGCACAGCCAGACCTCTACATACCACTGGGCACATCCCTGGCTTAGAGCTAGTGCTTTGTCCTGTTCTGCTGTCTATAGAAACAAGGCTAATGAAACTTTCAGATACTCACTGGGGATGGAAAAGTCAAGTACAGTAGACTAGGGAGGACGAGTGCATGCTGACCCCAAGCCACAGGCCCTTCTGAGGGGCAAGGCTCCCTGATTCTTGCTGCTGGAAGCAACAGAGGGATGCTGGCCCAGTGGACCTACACCTCCCATTGTGTAAGAAAAACGAGAAGTATGACCTTCCTTATCACAAATCAAGATGATTAGACACAGGCTGGAGGATATTTGAAACTGTTGCACAGCCCAGCAACAATGTACCAGATGGCTCTAGTCTACCGGAAACCAGTGTGCAATTCTGGACCTTTAGGGTCCTGGAATGCTACTTTTCCCATCTCCTCAGAGACAAGGAAGGCACACGTGGGCTGAGAGCACAGTGGGCCCACGCCAGGGCATGGTTAGAAGAGTGGGCAAAAGAGAGCAGGGATAGGTGGCAGGGTCAGGGTGGAGAGGGCAGCATAGGCAGAGGCTGCCCCCTACTGGCACCCTGAGCCAAGAAGACCAAGACTCCCACCCCGCCCGCTCAGTGCTCCAGCCTGAGGGTGGTGGCCAGGCAACCAGAGCGCTCACCGCGCACTTCATACTGGCTGTACTCCAGTGGCTTCAGCACGGGCTGTGAGAGGCAGAACCAGGGCAGCTGTTTGCGCAGCTGTGGCAGCAGGTAGTGTGTGAAGAAGCCCACAGCCCCGGCCAGCGCGTACAGCACAAAACCTAGCACCGACTGCAGAGGGAGAGACCAGAGGATCGCTCAGCCCACCAGGCCAGGTGGGGGCTGCTCGGGGCCTCAGGTCCCGCAGGCTCCTGCCAAGACCCAAGGAGGGCGAATTGAGCCACACGAACCTTCAGGGCAATGAAGACAGTGCTGGCGCTGATTGCGAAGGTGAGTACTGCGATCACCACACACATCACCAGGTCGGAATGCAGGACCTCGCGCTGCAAGGTGGGGAAGCTCACTGCCACAGCCGGAGCCTGCAACCCAGCCCGGCCCCCACTGCTTCTCCACCAGAGCCCCACGCTCCCGGTCCCTCACCACAGACTGGCGCATCTTGTCTGGTAGTGGGTCTGGGGGCTCAGCCCGGGCCGTCTCCAGGCTCCGCTCCTCTAGCTCAGGGAAGAGCTTGCTCCGTACCAGGGACCTGGGGGGAGAAaaagtcaggggctggggttgcttCCTTTCCTCGCACGGGCCCCCAGAGCCACAGGAGACCAGGATCCATGTGGTTCAGGCACGTGAGCGGATCCCCAGACCCACAGACGAACACGCCCACGgagcacacacacgtgtgcatggACAGACACGTGCAGCACCCACCAGAGCACAGTGGGGTCGCTGCTCTGCCGGCTCAGGTGGTAGGACAGCGCCACTAGGAGGCCACAGAAGACTGAGAAGAGGACAGGGACGTGCTGCTCCGGCCAAGGAGTCTGGGGAGAGAAGCACACTGGTCAGGAAAGGTGAGGGTAGCAGGGAGCCAGGGGGTACCCCCAGTTGAGAAGCCACTGCTGAGCCCAATCCATGGCCCTGTCCCAACAACCCCACAGACTCCAGCATGCCCCCCACCCTGTAGGCCATCTTACCTTGATGGCCCCAAGGCAGAAGCCGTAGAGAAGGGCAGCAGCCAGAAGACTGCGGGCAAGACTGAAGACTGCAGTGAGAGGGCTGGTGGCAGCTGTGTGGCACGGAGGAGTCGTTAAACCCAGCCCTTACATGTACCTTACTCCTGCCCCACCGTCCAGCTCCCAGAAGCTGAGCTCCCAGGACATCACCCCAGCCCACTGCTCTCTGCGCCCAGCCCTAAGGGACTTCAGAACTTGCAGCATTCTCAGGTCAAGACCACaggctggaggaaggaaggggtccATACTGTGTCAGAGGTCTAAATGAGGAATGCATCAGTGAGGGCTGGAGCCACAGACCCAATCCATAGGCCTTCTAGGGCCGGATGCCACCTCCACCCCCAAGTCACCTGTGGGCATCATACCTGTACCCCCAAAGCCATGCATATCGATCTGCTCCAGCAGGTACATGAGGCAGGTGTTGACCTGGGGCAGAAGGCCCAGGAGGAAGACGAAAGGGAAGCATAAGGTGAACACTGCCCAGGAGAAAACGAGGACTAGTCAGTCTGCTGGCCCTGCCTCAGCCCACCCTCCCGGGCTTACTCTCCCAGGACACCTCTGTCCTGCCAGGTCTCACCGGTGGCCACATCTCGggcacagaagaagaaagaagcagagaagagtgTGAGGCCATAGAGGGAGACGGGCGGGAAGGGCTGTGCTGAACCCAGGGCGTCCAGCAGCCAGATGAGTAGACAGCAGATGCAGAAGTAGACGGGCCGGCTGTATGCGATCACCCAGTTGTGGCCCTGGGGAGTCAGCCTGTGAGGAGCTGCCCTTCCTTGCTGATCACCCAAGAGGCATGTGGACACGCCCACATGCTCCAGGGCTGGCCCTGGGTCCAAGCTAGAGAGTTGGGCAGGGTGGAGGCAATGGGGCTGGTGAGGGAGCCCTGTCTCTTTCCCGCTGTGAACTCCTCCCACCTGGCTTCAGCccctcccagggcctcctggCGAGAGCCGCTACTCATGGGTACTCACATGCATGGGAGATGCTGCATCAGGCTGCACGCTCTGCAAGAGATAGGACTATGTTGGCAACAAAAGCCAGTGCCCGCAAGAACATGAGAccctgggatcagggcaggaccCTCAAGTGTCCTGAGCCTCAGGGTTCTCAACCATCAGATGGGTAGTTAGCTACAAAGCACCTTAAAAATCTTATCTGCTTCCTAGCTCACAGTCCTCAGACCTAGAGTAGTGGGAAGGGGAAGGTCTGAGGAGAGTTGGGGGAAAAGACACATGAAGCCAGGCCTGACCTTGAGCAGCGAGTACTGACAAGAGGCGATGACCAGGCAGAACTGGAAGACCCAGATGTCAGTAAAGAAGCCCTTCAGCAGCAACAAGTAGCCCAGGAAAGCAACCAGGCTGCTTAGCCCAACGCCGAAGATGTTCTCCACAACTCCCCGCGTCCTGCAGAGAC of the Sciurus carolinensis chromosome 11, mSciCar1.2, whole genome shotgun sequence genome contains:
- the Pcnx3 gene encoding pecanex-like protein 3 isoform X3, with product MGSQVLQILRQGVWASLTGGWFFDPHQSTFSNCFHLYVWIFLLTFPFLLYMVLPPSLMVAGVYCLVVAVIFATIKTVNYRLHAMFDQGEIVEKRNSTMGEQEEEPAQGDSSLPRDPGVEMTVFRKVSSTPPVRCSSQHSVFGFNQVSELLPRMEDSGPLRGSCLMPLVPWVADIKELVREQGSNNVIVTSADREMLKLSSQEKLIGDLPQTPPGAVPDPSLPSTDSSERSPLAGGGTPWGGSSVADTPMSPLLKGSLSQELSKSFLTLTRPDRALVRTSSRREQHRGTSGYQPLDRRGSGEPTPQKAGSSDSCFSGTDRETLSSFKSEKTNSTHLDSPPGGQAPEGSDTDPPSEAELPASPDAGVPSDDTLRSFDTVIGAGTPPGPAEPLLVVRPKDLALLRPSKRRPPMRRHSPPGRAPRRPLLEGGGFFEDEDTSEGSELSPASSLRSQRRYSTDSSSSTSCYSPESSQGAAGGPRKRRAPHGAEEGTAVPPKRPYGTQRTPSTASAKTHARVLSMDGAGGDVLRAPLAGCKAELEAQVGVELAAGDPAVLPAEARGGPAANQPGWRGELPEEGAVGGAAEETGKRDRSSSVRRTQAIRRRHNAGSNPTPPASVMGSPPSLQEAQRGRAASHSRALTLPSALHFASSLLLTRAGTNVHEACTFDDTSEGAVHYFYDESGVRRSYTFGLAGGGYENPVGQQGEQAANGAWDRHSHSSSFHSADVPEATGGLNLLQPRPVVLQGMQVRRVPLEIPEFDLLDQDSLHESQEQTLMEEAPPRAQHSYKYWLFPGRWTSVRYERLALLALLDRTRGVVENIFGVGLSSLVAFLGYLLLLKGFFTDIWVFQFCLVIASCQYSLLKSVQPDAASPMHGHNWVIAYSRPVYFCICCLLIWLLDALGSAQPFPPVSLYGLTLFSASFFFCARDVATVFTLCFPFVFLLGLLPQVNTCLMYLLEQIDMHGFGGTAATSPLTAVFSLARSLLAAALLYGFCLGAIKTPWPEQHVPVLFSVFCGLLVALSYHLSRQSSDPTVLWSLVRSKLFPELEERSLETARAEPPDPLPDKMRQSVREVLHSDLVMCVVIAVLTFAISASTVFIALKSVLGFVLYALAGAVGFFTHYLLPQLRKQLPWFCLSQPVLKPLEYSQYEVRGAAQVMWFEKLYAGLQCVEKYLIYPAVVLNALTVDAHTVASHPDKFCLYCRALLMTVAGLKLLRSAFCCPPQQYLTLAFTVLLFHFDYPRLSQGFLLDYFLMSLLCSKLWDLLYKLRFVLTYIAPWQITWGSAFHAFAQPFAVPHSAMLFVQALLSGLFSTPLNPLLGSAVFIMSYARPLKFWERDYNTKRVDHSNTRLVTQLDRNPGADDNNLNSIFYEHLTRSLQHTLCGDLVLGRWGNYSPGDCFVLASDYLNALVHLIEVGNGLVTFQLRGLEFRGTYCQQREVEAITEGVEEDEGCCCCEPGHLPRVLSFNAAFGQRWLAWEVTASKYVLEGYSISDNNAASMLQVFDLRKILITYYVKSIIYYVSRSPKLEAWLSHEGIAAALRPVRAPGYADSDPTFSLSVDEDYDLRLSGLSLPSFCAVHLEWIQYCASRRGQPVDQDWNSPLVTLCFGLCVLGRRALGTASHSMSASLEPFLYGLHALFKGDFRITSPRDEWVFADMDLLHRVVAPGVRMALKLHQDHFTSPDEYEEPAALYDAIAANEERLVISHEGDPAWRSAILSNTPSLLALRHVMDDASDEYKIIMLNRRHLSFRVIKVNRECVRGLWAGQQQELVFLRNRNPERGSIQNAKQALRNMINSSCDQPLGYPIYVSPLTTSLAGSHPQLRALWGGPISLGAITRWLLRSWERLHKGCDAGCNSGGNVDDSDCGGGSGLTSLSANPPLAHPTPENAAGSGDQPLPPGPGWGPRPSLSSSGDGRPPPLLQWPPPRLPGPPPASPAPTEGSRSSRLPGPGLLSSEGPSGKWSLGGRKGLGGSDGEPASGSPKGGTPKSQVPLDLSLSPDVSSEASPPRAAQDIPCLDSSAPESGTPTEAPADWPVPAEERESPAAQPLLEHQY